Proteins found in one Solitalea lacus genomic segment:
- a CDS encoding polysaccharide biosynthesis/export family protein, which translates to MKFTRILFSKILLFFTIGITSCASTENIPYFKGAGIDSKATQQAINKYIPKIQPNDILSISITSLNAEATNMFNPQSVVGNSNSLELRQIDGYLVDRSGSVEIPIIGRIKVEGLSTDEANELVKSKLVDYLKEPSVKVKFLNFRISVLGEVARPAIYNITNEKVTLTEALSMAGDITIYGIRENVLIIREENGVRQFGRLNLNQTDIFNSPYYYLHKGDVIYVEPGPRKVYASENRTYQMLTILIGLLNVVAIYALK; encoded by the coding sequence ATGAAATTTACGCGCATTCTATTCTCCAAAATTCTACTCTTTTTTACTATTGGCATAACTTCATGCGCTTCAACTGAGAATATCCCTTATTTTAAGGGTGCAGGGATCGATTCAAAAGCAACTCAACAAGCGATAAATAAATATATTCCTAAAATTCAGCCAAATGATATTCTTTCAATAAGTATTACCAGTTTAAATGCGGAAGCAACGAATATGTTTAATCCGCAATCTGTCGTTGGGAACTCAAATTCACTTGAACTTAGACAAATAGATGGTTATCTTGTAGATAGAAGCGGCTCTGTTGAAATTCCTATAATTGGCAGAATAAAGGTGGAAGGCTTGTCTACAGATGAAGCAAATGAATTGGTAAAATCAAAATTGGTTGACTATTTAAAAGAGCCATCTGTAAAAGTAAAGTTCTTAAACTTTCGTATCTCAGTATTGGGAGAAGTTGCACGTCCAGCGATTTATAATATTACTAATGAAAAAGTAACATTGACTGAAGCATTGAGTATGGCCGGAGACATAACCATTTATGGTATAAGAGAGAATGTTTTGATAATTAGGGAAGAAAACGGCGTACGGCAATTCGGACGTCTTAATCTGAATCAAACTGATATATTTAACTCACCCTATTATTATTTACACAAAGGTGATGTAATTTATGTTGAACCAGGTCCGCGTAAAGTATACGCCAGTGAAAACAGGACCTACCAAATGTTAACGATTTTAATTGGGTTGTTAAATGTTGTTGCGATATATGCTCTTAAGTAA
- a CDS encoding outer membrane beta-barrel protein, which yields MEERFDKLLSEQIRSVFDQYDDGLANEGWNKLLEKKQAAERKNKKVVPLWLLSIVSTAAVLTFFVLNLNYLKNDKVNAPNNAFNTKHVTKREVKALTQNLEEGYSEKIKTFTNEESVLITSSSNSKAKVQRSNGSLIEKYNEPEVFNKADVVDERYFLVSLSPQPLANEQLRTPEIIQRELRTISKSPQPIVTNSIKEYIAGETKNKEGVDFSMMAGSFMSYAKGSSGNNLGYRAGFDVDIPISPKVQINTGLSLGNQSLAFNTTNTTHSLPAAVEAKAYKINTVSNVLSAPESYKTSMLAVDLPINVKIVFPETKYAWFISGGFSSYTYLDESNSTVYSAYPFGAASAFDATSKFETEENTGKVFSRFDWFKTLNLSFGVNYALKNSKLQVEPFVKYPLSGIGADQLKWNSVGLNLKLSFSN from the coding sequence ATGGAAGAGCGGTTTGATAAGTTATTATCGGAACAAATTCGTTCTGTATTTGATCAGTATGATGATGGTTTAGCTAACGAAGGGTGGAATAAACTGCTTGAAAAGAAGCAGGCTGCCGAGCGAAAAAATAAAAAGGTGGTGCCACTATGGTTGTTAAGTATAGTTTCAACTGCTGCTGTGCTGACTTTTTTTGTACTAAATCTTAATTATCTAAAAAATGATAAGGTAAATGCTCCAAATAATGCCTTTAATACAAAGCATGTTACTAAAAGGGAAGTAAAGGCTTTGACTCAAAATTTAGAGGAAGGGTATAGTGAGAAAATAAAGACCTTTACTAATGAAGAATCAGTGCTAATAACCAGTTCATCTAATTCAAAAGCTAAAGTGCAAAGGTCTAATGGCTCTTTAATTGAGAAATACAATGAGCCTGAGGTTTTTAATAAAGCTGATGTTGTTGATGAAAGGTATTTCCTTGTTTCTTTAAGTCCGCAGCCTCTTGCAAATGAGCAATTGCGAACTCCTGAAATTATCCAAAGAGAATTGAGAACAATCTCTAAATCACCCCAGCCAATCGTAACCAATAGCATAAAAGAATATATTGCGGGAGAAACTAAGAACAAAGAAGGCGTAGATTTTTCAATGATGGCAGGCTCATTTATGAGTTATGCCAAAGGATCTTCGGGGAATAATTTGGGCTACAGAGCAGGTTTCGATGTTGATATTCCAATTTCTCCTAAAGTTCAGATAAATACTGGTCTTAGTTTGGGGAACCAGTCTTTGGCATTTAATACCACTAATACCACCCATTCATTGCCAGCCGCAGTGGAAGCAAAAGCCTATAAAATCAATACGGTTTCCAATGTTTTATCAGCCCCAGAGAGTTATAAAACGAGCATGTTGGCCGTTGATTTGCCAATAAATGTAAAAATCGTTTTTCCAGAAACAAAGTATGCATGGTTTATAAGCGGAGGGTTTAGCAGTTATACTTATTTAGACGAATCCAATTCAACAGTTTATTCCGCCTACCCATTTGGTGCCGCATCTGCTTTTGATGCAACATCTAAGTTTGAGACAGAAGAGAATACAGGGAAAGTTTTTTCTCGATTTGATTGGTTTAAAACTTTGAATCTTTCATTTGGGGTTAATTATGCACTGAAAAACAGTAAGTTACAGGTTGAGCCGTTTGTAAAATACCCACTTTCCGGTATCGGTGCAGATCAACTGAAATGGAACTCTGTTGGGTTGAACTTAAAACTTTCGTTTTCAAATTAA
- a CDS encoding RNA polymerase sigma factor has protein sequence MIKLNQLTDSEIIERCCKGDARYQEMLYKRFYGYAMGVSLRYSIDREDALEVVNDAFLKIFDKLAQFDAQRSFKPWLRRIIVNQTIDRKRSLLKKEAEQPIDEVAEPLWQDADAISSLGYKDILEMLDKLPSIQSVIFNMYEIDGYTHDEIAETVGITASSSRVYLSRAKERLRKLIGELNTEGYGRAV, from the coding sequence ATGATTAAACTGAACCAGCTTACAGATTCGGAAATCATTGAACGTTGCTGCAAAGGGGATGCGCGGTATCAGGAAATGCTTTACAAACGTTTTTATGGCTATGCAATGGGCGTATCCTTGCGCTATAGCATTGATCGTGAGGATGCTTTGGAAGTTGTAAATGATGCATTTTTGAAGATTTTCGATAAGCTGGCTCAATTTGATGCTCAACGTTCATTTAAACCCTGGCTTCGTAGGATTATAGTTAATCAAACCATTGACAGAAAACGCAGCCTATTGAAAAAGGAGGCTGAACAACCGATTGATGAAGTTGCAGAGCCGTTGTGGCAAGATGCCGATGCAATCAGCTCGCTCGGTTATAAGGATATTTTGGAAATGCTGGATAAACTGCCTTCAATACAATCTGTCATATTCAATATGTATGAAATTGATGGGTACACGCATGACGAAATTGCGGAAACTGTTGGAATTACAGCAAGTAGCTCTAGAGTTTATTTGTCGAGGGCAAAAGAAAGATTAAGAAAACTTATTGGAGAACTTAATACGGAAGGCTATGGAAGAGCGGTTTGA
- a CDS encoding DeoR/GlpR family DNA-binding transcription regulator: protein MLKEERQAFIIKQINLHNKVLSTDLSRQLNVSEDTVRRDLNELAENGKIIKVYGGALSKSFHFPFSDNETYAKEAKKIIAKKAASLIEDGMVILAGGGTTMIEIARAIPKHIKCTFFTISPLVALELVEGSTSDVILIGGHLSPSAHITIGSQVINQLSEIQVDLCLLGTNGLSLENGLTDSDWEAVQVKKAMIKAARKTAIVSIAEKLESTQKLKVCNLNAIHYLITDLDVTNNALKGYSASVEVL, encoded by the coding sequence ATGCTAAAAGAAGAACGTCAGGCATTTATAATAAAGCAGATCAACCTTCACAATAAAGTACTTTCAACAGATCTAAGCCGGCAACTGAATGTTTCGGAAGATACTGTAAGAAGAGATTTAAATGAATTAGCCGAAAATGGCAAGATTATTAAAGTTTACGGAGGAGCCTTATCAAAATCATTCCACTTCCCGTTTTCCGATAATGAAACCTATGCCAAAGAAGCTAAGAAGATAATTGCAAAAAAAGCAGCAAGCCTGATTGAAGACGGAATGGTTATTTTAGCCGGTGGTGGTACTACTATGATTGAAATAGCCAGAGCAATACCTAAACACATAAAATGCACCTTTTTCACCATTAGTCCTTTGGTAGCGCTTGAACTGGTTGAAGGGTCGACAAGTGATGTAATACTCATTGGCGGCCACCTATCTCCTAGTGCTCATATTACCATAGGATCTCAAGTGATCAATCAGCTTTCCGAAATCCAGGTGGATCTTTGCCTTTTAGGAACAAACGGTCTCTCACTAGAAAATGGCCTTACTGACTCAGATTGGGAAGCCGTACAGGTTAAAAAAGCCATGATAAAGGCTGCCCGCAAAACTGCAATTGTAAGTATTGCTGAAAAATTAGAGTCAACACAAAAACTGAAGGTTTGTAACCTAAATGCCATTCACTACTTAATTACTGATTTAGACGTGACGAATAACGCATTAAAAGGCTATTCAGCTTCTGTGGAAGTATTATAA
- a CDS encoding FAD-binding and (Fe-S)-binding domain-containing protein translates to MEIGKELESILPKDRIKTRLIDLVSYASDAGFYHLQPKAIVLPQTELEIIRLFEFSHQNSIPLTFRTGGTSLSGQSITDGILVDLSQYWDRVTIEEDGITVRVQPGVIGAMVNARLKNYKKKIGPDPSSINSAMMGGILSNNSSGMCCGVVNNSYHTTKYIRFILPNGKVYSTERKEDYGRFEIECPEIYEGIKSLRQSIVGNERLTALVRRKYKTKNTVGYSVNSFIDYNEPLDILAHLLIGAEGTLGFIAEAVLNTIADYPYKATSLLYFQTIYDACQAIVPLTVAGAEAVELMDRASLRSIEHIKGVPEQLKSLPETAAALLVEFQDNSQDELKSKVDKFLAVSSGISLINAPQFTTNQTEQDFLWKLRKGMFPAVGAVRASGTTVILEDIAFPVDKLGDAILDLQQLFTEFRYDNAIIFGHAKDGNIHFVVTQAFDSEAEIERYDRFLNKVVELVVNKYDGTLKAEHGTGRNMAPFIETEWGGELYEVMKQLKSVVDPHNLLNPGVIINADKKAHIKNLKDLPQVEEEVDKCIECGYCEHKCPSRNLTMTPRRRIVVRRALQNLKKSGDSGSYQQLLQEYQYDGLDTCAVDGLCATACPVDINTGDLVKRLRRENHGDFSNSIALFSSKNFTTVSTLVKAGLTIGDGVNKVFGKTTMTNLTGAIKKVVPAMPLWSEQLKVSNSASYKNKSIQLDNGTVGVVYFPTCISRVMGASVDGKKNTIEAFMSVAHKVGITLHIPEEIEHTCCGQIYSSKGFAKAYEHKSNEMIEDIWRWTDGGKWPVVLDISSCTYTLHHCRSVLTEENKRKFDKLNIIDSVDFLADYVLPKAQIVKKKKEIVLHPVCSLQKMGLVGKFQSIANQLAESVTTPLSAGCCGMAGDRGFLFPELTKSATHIEAIEVKCKEYEGYYSSAKTCEMAMSEAVGKNYESIVYLLDECL, encoded by the coding sequence ATGGAGATTGGAAAAGAATTAGAGTCGATTTTACCTAAAGATCGTATTAAAACCCGTCTTATAGATTTGGTTTCTTACGCCTCTGATGCAGGATTTTATCACCTGCAACCCAAAGCCATAGTATTGCCGCAAACTGAATTGGAAATAATTCGTTTGTTTGAATTTTCTCATCAAAATTCAATACCGCTAACTTTTCGTACTGGTGGCACCAGTTTGTCAGGCCAGTCGATTACAGATGGTATTTTGGTCGACTTGAGCCAGTATTGGGATAGGGTTACTATTGAAGAAGATGGGATAACGGTACGGGTACAACCCGGTGTGATAGGTGCAATGGTAAATGCCCGTCTTAAAAACTATAAAAAGAAAATTGGTCCGGATCCATCAAGCATTAACTCTGCCATGATGGGTGGCATTCTTTCCAATAACTCTAGCGGAATGTGCTGTGGTGTGGTTAACAATTCGTATCATACTACAAAGTATATTCGTTTTATCCTTCCTAATGGAAAGGTGTATTCTACAGAGCGAAAGGAAGACTACGGCCGATTTGAAATTGAGTGTCCGGAGATTTACGAGGGTATAAAATCATTACGTCAATCTATAGTCGGGAATGAACGGCTGACGGCCTTGGTGCGGAGAAAATATAAAACTAAAAACACAGTAGGCTATTCTGTCAATTCATTTATTGATTACAATGAACCACTGGATATTTTAGCCCATCTTTTAATAGGGGCCGAAGGTACTTTAGGGTTTATTGCAGAAGCTGTTTTGAATACTATTGCTGATTACCCGTATAAAGCTACTTCTCTACTTTATTTTCAAACTATTTACGATGCCTGTCAGGCCATTGTTCCTTTGACTGTTGCCGGGGCAGAGGCTGTTGAGCTGATGGATCGTGCTTCATTGCGGTCAATAGAGCATATTAAAGGAGTTCCTGAGCAATTAAAATCGTTGCCAGAAACGGCCGCGGCATTATTGGTTGAGTTTCAGGATAACAGCCAGGATGAATTAAAAAGTAAAGTCGATAAATTTTTAGCAGTATCATCAGGAATATCACTGATTAATGCTCCTCAGTTTACAACCAATCAGACTGAGCAAGATTTTCTTTGGAAATTGAGAAAAGGTATGTTCCCCGCTGTAGGAGCAGTGAGAGCTAGCGGAACTACGGTCATTTTGGAAGATATTGCATTCCCAGTTGATAAATTAGGGGACGCTATTCTCGACTTGCAGCAGTTATTTACTGAGTTTAGGTATGATAATGCCATTATTTTTGGACACGCCAAAGATGGTAATATTCATTTTGTTGTAACGCAGGCGTTTGATTCGGAAGCGGAGATTGAACGTTATGATCGCTTTTTAAACAAAGTGGTTGAACTTGTGGTGAACAAGTATGACGGAACATTGAAAGCTGAACATGGAACGGGTCGTAATATGGCCCCATTTATTGAAACTGAATGGGGGGGCGAATTGTATGAGGTGATGAAGCAACTTAAATCAGTTGTCGATCCTCATAATTTGCTCAATCCCGGAGTTATTATTAATGCGGATAAAAAAGCACATATAAAAAATCTGAAAGACCTGCCGCAAGTTGAAGAAGAGGTAGATAAATGCATCGAATGCGGCTATTGCGAGCATAAATGCCCGAGCAGAAACCTCACAATGACTCCTCGCCGGAGAATTGTTGTTAGAAGGGCACTGCAGAATTTGAAAAAGTCGGGAGATAGTGGATCATATCAACAATTGTTGCAGGAATATCAGTACGATGGTTTGGATACCTGTGCTGTTGACGGATTGTGTGCAACTGCCTGTCCTGTCGATATTAACACGGGTGATTTAGTGAAGAGACTTAGAAGGGAAAATCATGGAGATTTCTCCAATAGCATAGCTTTGTTTTCTTCAAAGAATTTCACAACGGTTAGCACTTTGGTAAAGGCAGGGCTAACAATAGGAGATGGGGTAAATAAGGTGTTTGGAAAAACCACTATGACCAATCTTACTGGAGCCATTAAAAAAGTGGTTCCAGCAATGCCATTATGGTCAGAGCAACTTAAGGTTAGTAATTCAGCATCTTATAAGAATAAAAGCATTCAATTGGACAATGGAACAGTTGGAGTAGTTTATTTTCCAACTTGCATTTCAAGAGTAATGGGCGCTTCGGTTGATGGAAAAAAAAATACCATTGAGGCATTTATGAGTGTAGCTCATAAAGTGGGTATAACTTTGCATATTCCTGAAGAAATTGAACACACCTGTTGTGGACAGATTTACTCATCCAAAGGATTTGCAAAAGCTTACGAGCATAAATCAAATGAGATGATTGAAGATATTTGGCGCTGGACTGATGGCGGCAAATGGCCGGTTGTGCTTGATATAAGTTCTTGTACTTACACACTTCACCATTGTCGGTCGGTGTTGACTGAAGAGAATAAGAGAAAATTCGACAAGTTGAATATTATTGACAGCGTTGATTTTTTGGCCGACTACGTTTTACCTAAAGCACAGATAGTAAAGAAGAAAAAAGAAATTGTTTTACACCCTGTATGTTCGCTGCAAAAAATGGGTTTGGTAGGTAAGTTCCAGTCAATAGCCAATCAATTGGCCGAATCTGTAACAACACCATTATCAGCGGGTTGTTGCGGTATGGCAGGCGACAGGGGCTTTTTATTTCCTGAATTGACCAAATCTGCAACTCATATTGAAGCTATAGAAGTAAAATGCAAGGAATACGAAGGCTATTATTCAAGTGCTAAAACTTGTGAAATGGCTATGTCAGAAGCAGTTGGTAAAAACTATGAATCAATCGTTTATTTGTTAGACGAATGTTTGTAA
- a CDS encoding sodium:solute symporter, with translation MSSVALLCFLIGYFLLLTIISYVTSKGSSDNSSFFIANRNSKWYFVAFGMIGTALSGVTFISVPGAVHNSGFGYFQFVLGNAVGFILVATVLLPLYYRINLISIYTYLEERFGFWSYKSGAMIFLISRTIGSAFRLYLVVIVLQKFIFDAWNVPFWVTIAICLLLIFSYTFKGGLKTIIITDTLQTVFLLSSVVLSIYFISISLNLNVAQTIETVKSSTYSQLFFWEDFMGNKNHFLKQFLGGIFITLTMVGLDQDLMQKNLSCKNIGEAQKNMLTFTGIFVIMNIFFLSVGALLYTYAEANNLSVAALGTPDHLFPEIALKHLGALPAIVFMLGLTAATFATTDSALTALTTSFCVDFLGFAKKKDQDEKKLVRARHTVHIVFSVIMLLVVLIFKVLNDDSVVNAIFKAAGYTYGPLLGLFAFGMITKRSIADKWVPFICIGSPIITYLAEQFAKAYFGYSMGFELIVINSLVTYSLLLMISRQSKAVFTSKTIITQEVEI, from the coding sequence ATGTCGTCGGTAGCTTTGCTTTGCTTTCTGATAGGGTATTTTTTGCTCTTAACAATTATCTCTTATGTAACTTCAAAGGGCTCATCAGATAATTCGAGTTTTTTTATTGCCAACAGAAACTCAAAATGGTATTTCGTTGCTTTCGGAATGATTGGTACCGCTTTATCAGGAGTGACATTTATTTCCGTGCCAGGAGCGGTACACAACAGTGGTTTCGGTTATTTTCAGTTTGTTCTGGGAAATGCAGTTGGATTTATACTTGTGGCAACGGTTTTACTCCCATTGTATTATCGTATTAATCTAATATCGATTTATACATATTTGGAAGAACGATTTGGTTTCTGGAGCTATAAATCAGGAGCAATGATTTTCCTGATATCACGAACAATAGGTTCAGCCTTTAGGCTATATCTTGTCGTTATCGTTTTGCAGAAGTTTATTTTTGATGCATGGAATGTTCCGTTCTGGGTAACTATTGCCATTTGCTTGCTTTTGATTTTTTCTTACACTTTTAAAGGCGGACTTAAAACAATTATTATTACTGATACTTTACAAACCGTTTTTCTTTTATCATCAGTAGTCTTATCAATTTACTTTATTTCAATAAGTCTCAACCTGAATGTTGCTCAAACAATTGAAACTGTAAAGAGCAGTACATATTCTCAATTATTCTTCTGGGAGGATTTCATGGGTAATAAGAATCACTTTTTGAAACAATTTTTAGGCGGAATCTTTATCACCCTAACCATGGTAGGGCTTGATCAGGATTTGATGCAGAAAAATCTGAGTTGCAAAAACATTGGTGAAGCTCAAAAGAACATGCTCACCTTTACCGGGATTTTTGTGATAATGAATATCTTCTTTTTAAGCGTGGGAGCATTGTTATATACCTATGCAGAGGCCAATAATTTATCAGTTGCTGCCTTAGGGACTCCTGATCACCTTTTCCCTGAAATAGCCTTAAAACATTTAGGAGCATTGCCGGCAATTGTATTTATGCTGGGTTTAACTGCAGCCACTTTCGCTACTACTGATTCAGCTTTAACGGCTTTAACCACTTCTTTCTGTGTTGATTTTTTAGGTTTTGCTAAGAAAAAGGATCAGGACGAAAAAAAGCTGGTGAGAGCTCGTCATACAGTGCACATTGTTTTTTCAGTAATTATGCTACTGGTTGTATTAATATTTAAGGTGCTGAATGACGATTCTGTAGTAAATGCAATATTCAAAGCTGCAGGATATACATATGGGCCCTTGCTTGGCTTGTTTGCATTTGGTATGATTACCAAAAGGTCTATTGCCGATAAATGGGTTCCGTTTATTTGTATTGGTTCGCCGATTATTACTTACCTGGCGGAACAATTTGCCAAAGCTTATTTCGGGTATTCAATGGGGTTTGAGCTAATTGTAATTAACTCATTGGTTACCTATTCTTTATTGTTGATGATAAGCCGTCAATCTAAAGCAGTATTTACAAGCAAAACTATTATTACTCAGGAAGTGGAAATATAA